Proteins from a genomic interval of Dama dama isolate Ldn47 chromosome 1, ASM3311817v1, whole genome shotgun sequence:
- the LOC133055773 gene encoding olfactory receptor 4C11-like codes for MSVNKSVTEFILFGLTQDVEKQKVIFGVFSILYLATLLGDFLIVVTIKTSRTLGSPMYFFLFYLSFADACFSTITAPRLIVDVLSQEKAISYNECMTQVFAAHFFGCMEIFVLILMAFDCYIAICKPLRYTTIRSRHLCGVLVILAWVGSCIHSSAQIFLVLRLPFCGPNVTDHYFCDLQPLLKLACMDISVINLLAVFNSGAICMVSFTILFISYVVILHSLRNHSTEGRRKALSTCTSHFIVVVIFFGPCIFIYTRPPTTFPIDKMVAVFYTIGTPLLNPLIYTLRNEEVKNAMKMLWCSKA; via the coding sequence ATGTCAGTGAATAAGAGTGTGACTGAATTCATTCTTTTTGGCTTGACACAGGATGTGGAAAAGCAGAAAGTGATATTTGGAGTCTTCTCGATTTTATACCTTGCAACACTGTTGGGGGACTTTCTTATTGTGGTGACTATTAAGACAAGCAGGACACTTGGGAGtcccatgtatttcttcctatTCTATCTGTCCTTTGCTGATGCCTGCTTCTCTACAATCACAGCCCCCAGGTTAATTGTGGATGTCCTTTCTCAGGAGAAAGCCATTTCCTACAATGAGTGCATGACCCAGGTCTTTGCAGCCCATTTCTTTGGATGCATGGAGATCTTTGTGCTCATCCTCATGGCCTTTGATTGCTACATAGCAATCTGCAAACCCTTGCGATATACAACCATCAGGAGCCGGCACCTCTGTGGTGTACTGGTGATTCTAGCCTGGGTGGGGTCTTGTATTCACTCGTCAGCACAGATTTTCCTGGTTTTGAGGTTGCCCTTTTGTGGCCCCAATGTGACTGACCACTATTTCTGTGATTTGCAGCCCTTGTTGAAACTTGCCTGCATGGACATTTCTGTGATAAATTTGCTTGCTGTTTTTAACAGTGGGGCCATATGTATGGTGAGTTTCACAATCCTGTTTATCTCCTATGTTGTCATCTTACACTCCCTGAGAAACCACAGCACAGAAGGAAGGCGAAAAGCCCTTTCTACATGCACCTCCCACTTCATTGTGGTTGTCATATTTTTTGGCCCATGTATATTCATATACACACGCCCACCAACCACATTTCCAATAGACAAGATGGTGGCTGTGTTTTATACAATTGGGACACCCTTACTTAATCCGCTGATCTATACACTACGGAATgaagaagtgaaaaatgccatgaaaaTGTTATGGTGTAGCAAAGCATGA